Proteins from one Candidatus Cloacimonadota bacterium genomic window:
- a CDS encoding tRNA threonylcarbamoyladenosine dehydratase, producing MADPALNRSALLLGEEALAKLKAASVCVIGLGGVGSYAVEALARAGIGHFTLIDFDVVGPTNLNRQLIALRDTIGQLKVELTRQRILAINPEAEVVCHQEFLDAENRAELLAGTEWFIDAIDSLGPKIGLLEYAVRHELRFVSVMGAGNRLDPSRIQLSSIKKSHNCPLARRVRKFLGRRGIKSDFPCVWSSELPLRPEEDENTPDELILQRGRQRKTVGSVSYLPAIMGMYAASWVIREIAGQ from the coding sequence ATGGCTGATCCCGCCCTCAACCGCAGCGCGCTGCTCCTGGGCGAAGAGGCCCTGGCCAAGTTGAAAGCAGCCAGCGTCTGCGTGATCGGACTGGGCGGAGTGGGTTCCTACGCCGTGGAAGCCCTTGCCAGAGCGGGCATCGGGCATTTCACCCTCATCGATTTCGACGTGGTGGGACCCACCAATCTCAACCGCCAGCTCATCGCCCTGCGCGATACCATCGGCCAGCTCAAGGTGGAACTGACCCGGCAGCGTATCCTGGCCATCAACCCGGAGGCGGAAGTTGTTTGCCATCAGGAGTTTCTGGATGCGGAAAACCGCGCGGAACTGCTGGCGGGCACGGAGTGGTTCATCGACGCCATCGACAGCCTCGGCCCCAAGATCGGCCTGCTGGAATACGCCGTTCGCCATGAGCTGAGATTCGTCTCCGTGATGGGCGCGGGAAACCGGCTCGACCCCTCCAGGATCCAACTTTCCTCCATCAAAAAGAGCCACAACTGCCCCCTCGCCCGCCGGGTGCGAAAGTTCCTGGGACGCAGAGGCATAAAGTCCGATTTTCCCTGCGTCTGGTCGTCCGAACTTCCCCTGCGTCCGGAAGAGGACGAGAACACCCCGGACGAGCTCATCCTCCAGCGCGGCCGGCAGCGCAAAACCGTCGGCTCGGTCAGCTATCTGCCTGCCATCATGGGCATGTACGCCGCCAGTTGGGTCATCCGGGAGATCGCCGGACAGTAA
- a CDS encoding TatD family hydrolase, giving the protein MDLSLALIDGHCHLANLSLLLHLEPLLEEAAQRGVTRWLSSALTREEVRFYLNHPRPEIRFSAGIHPNYDDCDLALADIAALCEDKKIWAVGEVGLDRNGPPLPQQERIFIQQLELASEYNLPVVLHIVGHQQRAYEILKDHPLRYLVHGYAGSIEGYRLLARLNSWFTLSERILRPDKRALLGEMLAGGRYLAETDITRHYVEGNEPNPLLRLPGVVKRACNLAGLSREDFVRAQNASLAALLERSHG; this is encoded by the coding sequence TTGGATCTCTCCCTTGCCCTGATCGATGGACACTGCCACCTGGCCAATCTCAGCCTGCTTCTCCATTTGGAGCCGCTTTTGGAGGAAGCCGCGCAGCGGGGCGTCACCCGCTGGCTGTCCTCCGCCCTCACCCGTGAGGAAGTCCGTTTTTATCTGAACCATCCACGCCCGGAGATCCGCTTCAGCGCCGGGATCCATCCCAATTACGATGACTGCGACCTCGCCTTGGCGGATATTGCCGCCCTCTGCGAGGATAAGAAGATCTGGGCGGTGGGGGAGGTCGGTCTGGACCGCAACGGCCCTCCGCTACCGCAACAGGAGCGGATCTTCATCCAACAGCTGGAACTCGCTTCCGAATACAATTTGCCGGTGGTGCTGCACATCGTGGGCCACCAGCAGCGGGCCTACGAGATCCTGAAAGACCATCCCCTGCGCTATCTGGTGCACGGCTATGCCGGAAGCATTGAAGGATACAGGCTTTTGGCCCGCCTGAACAGCTGGTTCACCCTCAGCGAACGTATCCTGAGGCCAGATAAACGCGCCCTGCTGGGGGAAATGCTGGCCGGCGGCCGCTACCTCGCGGAGACTGACATCACCCGGCATTACGTGGAGGGAAACGAGCCCAACCCGCTGTTGAGGCTTCCGGGAGTGGTGAAACGCGCCTGTAACCTGGCCGGACTTTCCCGCGAGGACTTCGTGAGGGCGCAAAACGCCAGCCTCGCGGCGCTGCTGGAGCGCTCACATGGCTGA